One window of Candidatus Mycobacterium wuenschmannii genomic DNA carries:
- the hrcA gene encoding heat-inducible transcriptional repressor HrcA — MGSADERRFQVLRAIVADFVATKEPIGSKSLVDRHNLGVSSATVRNDMAVLEAEGYITQPHTSSGRVPTEKGYREFVDRLDDVKPMSIAERRAIQGFLESGVDLDDVLRRAVRLLAQLTRQVAVVQYPTLSTSTVRHLEVIALTPARLLMVVITDTGRVDQRVVELGDVIDDHQLSQLREMLGAALDGKKLSAASVAVADLASQLDGRGGQSKSLSDAVGRSATVLLESLVEHTEERLLLGGTANLTRNTADFGGSLRSILEALEEQVVVLRLLAAQQDVGKVTVRIGHETEAEQMMGTSVVSTTYGTLDTVYGGMGVLGPTRMDYPGTMASVAAVALYIGEVLGTR; from the coding sequence ATGGGTAGTGCCGACGAGCGCCGCTTTCAGGTGCTGCGCGCGATCGTCGCCGACTTTGTCGCCACCAAAGAACCGATCGGTTCGAAGTCGCTGGTCGACCGTCACAACCTGGGCGTCTCGTCCGCGACCGTCCGCAACGACATGGCCGTGCTCGAGGCCGAGGGCTACATCACCCAGCCGCACACCAGCTCCGGCCGGGTGCCGACGGAGAAGGGCTACCGCGAGTTCGTCGACCGCCTCGACGACGTCAAGCCGATGTCCATCGCCGAGCGACGCGCCATTCAGGGATTCCTGGAGTCGGGGGTCGACCTCGACGACGTGCTGCGCCGGGCGGTGCGACTGCTCGCCCAGCTGACCCGGCAGGTCGCCGTCGTCCAATATCCGACGCTGTCGACCTCGACCGTGCGGCACCTCGAAGTGATCGCGCTGACCCCGGCCCGGCTCCTGATGGTGGTGATCACCGACACCGGCCGGGTGGACCAGCGGGTCGTCGAACTCGGCGACGTCATCGACGACCACCAGCTGTCCCAGCTGCGCGAAATGCTCGGCGCGGCGCTGGACGGCAAGAAGCTGTCCGCTGCGTCGGTGGCGGTCGCGGACCTGGCGTCTCAGCTGGACGGCAGGGGCGGGCAGTCCAAGAGCCTCAGCGACGCCGTCGGCCGCTCGGCGACGGTGCTGCTGGAGTCGCTGGTCGAGCACACCGAGGAGCGGTTGCTGCTGGGCGGCACCGCCAATCTGACCCGCAACACCGCCGACTTCGGTGGCTCGCTGCGCTCCATCCTCGAAGCGCTCGAGGAGCAGGTCGTAGTGCTGCGGTTGCTGGCCGCGCAACAGGACGTCGGCAAGGTCACCGTTCGCATCGGCCACGAGACCGAGGCCGAGCAGATGATGGGCACCTCGGTGGTCTCGACCACCTACGGCACGCTCGACACCGTCTACGGCGGCATGGGTGTGCTGGGGCCCACTCGAATGGACTATCCGGGAACGATGGCTAGTGTCGCTGCCGTTGCTCTCTACATCGGCGAAGTGCTGGGTACACGATGA
- a CDS encoding type II toxin-antitoxin system VapB family antitoxin: protein MIFKGVRDGKPYPDHGLSYRDWSRIPPRQIRLDEIVTTTTVLALDRLLSEDSTFYGDLFPHAVQWKGVIYLEDGVHHAVRSALRNRTVLHARLLDLDAVTPPS, encoded by the coding sequence ATGATCTTCAAAGGCGTGCGCGACGGCAAGCCCTACCCCGACCACGGTTTGTCCTACCGGGACTGGTCCCGGATTCCGCCGCGCCAGATCCGGCTCGACGAGATCGTCACCACTACGACGGTGTTGGCCCTCGATCGCCTGCTGTCCGAGGACTCGACCTTCTACGGCGATCTCTTCCCACACGCGGTGCAGTGGAAGGGCGTCATCTACCTCGAGGACGGCGTGCACCACGCGGTGCGCTCGGCGCTACGAAATCGCACCGTGCTGCACGCGCGGTTGCTCGACCTCGACGCGGTCACACCGCCTAGTTGA
- a CDS encoding GNAT family N-acetyltransferase encodes MSSDAAVLSRELTDISSAVRRVPAPPTPKLSPPNAIRVADPDGSDADMISEWMNRPHLAKAWEYDWPPARWRRHLRAQVDGTYSRPLVLSLSGTDRGYLEIYRAAKDSIAPRYDSEPHDIGLHGAIADEQLVNRGLGPLLLGKIVASVLDAEPDCQRIMFDPDHRNTTVRGLCEFMGCRFLGEHDMSNRRMALYALDRAATSR; translated from the coding sequence ATGAGTTCAGACGCCGCCGTTCTCAGTCGCGAACTGACCGACATCTCGAGTGCCGTTCGACGGGTCCCCGCGCCACCAACGCCAAAGTTGTCGCCACCGAACGCGATCCGCGTCGCCGATCCCGACGGGTCGGACGCGGACATGATCTCGGAGTGGATGAACCGGCCGCATTTGGCCAAAGCCTGGGAGTACGACTGGCCGCCAGCGCGTTGGCGTCGGCATCTACGGGCGCAAGTTGACGGCACCTACTCGCGCCCCCTCGTACTGAGCCTCAGCGGCACAGATCGTGGTTACCTCGAAATCTACCGTGCGGCAAAGGATTCCATCGCTCCACGCTATGACAGCGAGCCACATGACATCGGTCTGCATGGCGCGATAGCCGACGAGCAATTAGTCAATCGCGGACTGGGTCCGCTGCTGCTCGGCAAGATCGTCGCAAGCGTGCTGGACGCCGAACCGGACTGCCAGCGCATCATGTTCGATCCGGATCACCGCAACACGACCGTCCGGGGCCTGTGCGAGTTCATGGGTTGCCGATTTCTGGGCGAGCACGACATGTCGAATCGACGGATGGCCCTCTACGCGTTGGACCGCGCGGCCACATCGCGTTGA
- the mbtM gene encoding long-chain-fatty acid--ACP ligase MbtM — MSTLAHALRQALTQSPHDLRVLDRETDSWVCRPWPEVHGIAESIARRLLQQQHLGAVGLVGEPTVELVAAIQGAWLAGTAVSILPRPQRGADPSDWAHATLTRFAGLGVTMVLSHGSALHSLREAESDLLVCDLAEAARTSTSTSLPPIPDAEVAILQGTAGSTGDPRTAVLTPTAVLNNMRGVIGRLDFDGTHDRGCSWLPIYHDMGLAFVLSTALTGMPLSLVPTGAFSSAPLRWASWLSESAATITAGPNFGYSILGRYAGQISDVDLSALRVAINGGEPVDCDGLQRFVTALAPFGLRDSAVIPAYGMAESTCAVTMPDPGEGLRVDQRTVDGVDRRYALLGRPISGVELRISPVDHSDGDIGEIEIRGSSMMAHYVGDEPDRADARAEWFATGDIGYLAGDSLVVCGRSKEVITIAGRNIFPAEIEQVAGQVDGVREGAVVAVGATSAAAQSRLLIAAEFEGSDRDVTRGAVIKRIISVCGVTPADVVLMSPGSLPRTSSGKLRRLEMRSRLEAAR; from the coding sequence ATGAGCACGCTTGCGCACGCGCTACGTCAGGCGCTGACTCAGTCGCCCCACGACCTGCGGGTGCTGGACAGGGAGACCGACAGCTGGGTGTGTCGGCCGTGGCCGGAGGTGCACGGGATTGCCGAGAGCATCGCCCGGCGGCTCCTGCAACAACAGCACCTCGGTGCCGTCGGGCTCGTCGGCGAACCCACCGTCGAACTGGTCGCGGCAATCCAGGGCGCGTGGCTCGCGGGCACAGCCGTGTCGATCCTGCCGCGGCCACAGCGCGGCGCGGACCCCTCCGACTGGGCGCACGCCACGTTGACACGCTTCGCCGGTCTCGGGGTCACGATGGTGCTGAGTCATGGTTCCGCTCTGCACAGCCTTCGCGAGGCCGAATCCGACTTGCTGGTATGCGATCTCGCTGAGGCGGCCCGCACCTCCACGTCGACCAGCCTCCCGCCGATACCCGACGCGGAGGTCGCGATTCTGCAGGGCACGGCCGGTTCGACCGGTGATCCCCGCACCGCGGTGTTGACTCCCACCGCTGTGTTGAACAACATGCGGGGCGTCATCGGGCGTCTGGACTTCGACGGCACCCACGATCGCGGTTGCTCATGGCTGCCCATTTACCACGACATGGGTCTGGCGTTCGTGCTCTCGACCGCGCTGACCGGTATGCCGTTGTCCCTGGTGCCGACCGGCGCATTCTCGTCGGCTCCACTTCGATGGGCGAGTTGGCTTTCCGAGTCTGCGGCAACCATCACGGCAGGCCCGAATTTCGGATATTCGATCCTCGGGCGGTACGCCGGGCAGATCTCCGACGTCGACTTGAGCGCCCTGCGTGTTGCCATCAATGGTGGGGAACCGGTCGACTGCGACGGGCTCCAGCGGTTCGTAACGGCATTGGCGCCGTTCGGTCTGCGAGATTCAGCCGTCATACCTGCCTACGGCATGGCCGAATCGACCTGCGCGGTGACCATGCCCGATCCGGGCGAGGGGTTGCGGGTCGACCAACGGACGGTGGACGGTGTCGATCGGCGGTATGCGCTACTGGGTCGGCCGATTTCCGGCGTGGAGTTGCGGATCTCGCCCGTTGACCACTCGGATGGTGACATCGGCGAGATCGAGATCCGCGGATCGTCGATGATGGCGCACTACGTCGGCGACGAACCCGACCGGGCCGACGCACGAGCCGAGTGGTTTGCCACCGGCGACATCGGTTATCTCGCAGGCGATTCGCTGGTCGTCTGTGGTCGATCGAAAGAAGTCATCACGATCGCCGGCCGCAATATCTTTCCGGCTGAGATCGAGCAGGTGGCCGGTCAGGTCGACGGAGTGCGGGAAGGGGCGGTGGTCGCGGTGGGCGCCACATCCGCTGCGGCGCAGTCACGATTGCTCATCGCGGCGGAGTTCGAGGGATCGGACCGAGACGTCACCCGGGGCGCGGTGATCAAGCGAATCATCTCGGTTTGTGGCGTCACGCCGGCGGACGTGGTGTTGATGTCGCCGGGTTCCCTGCCGCGCACATCCTCGGGCAAGTTGCGGCGGCTCGAGATGCGCTCCCGGTTGGAGGCCGCACGATGA
- a CDS encoding acyl carrier protein, giving the protein MTPTTPSENPAVADELVAVLRDDLDLRCESVSAGTRLVDDLGMDSVAFAVGLVSIEERFGVQLDEQDLLACSTVGDLQCAIDQKAAA; this is encoded by the coding sequence ATGACCCCTACTACGCCATCGGAAAACCCTGCCGTCGCCGACGAATTGGTCGCCGTTTTACGTGACGATCTCGATTTGAGATGCGAATCCGTCTCTGCTGGAACACGTCTCGTCGACGATCTGGGAATGGATTCGGTCGCGTTCGCGGTCGGACTCGTCTCCATCGAGGAACGGTTCGGGGTACAGCTCGACGAGCAGGATCTGTTGGCGTGCAGCACCGTCGGTGATTTGCAATGTGCCATCGACCAAAAGGCGGCGGCATGA
- a CDS encoding ABC transporter ATP-binding protein: MIRTWIGLVPAERRGKVLVYTVLALISVIVRAVGTVLLVPLVGALFSSEPHRALAWLGWLSAATVAGWLIDTTTARIGFDLGFAVLDHTQHDVADQLPEVRLEWFSADNTASARQAIAATGPELVGLAVNLLTPLVTAVLLPAAIAVALLPVSWQLGVAAMGGVPLLLGALWASARLARRADQAAAEANTSLTERIIEFARTQQALRAARRVEPARSMVGDALAAQHGAMMRLLTMQVPGQLLFSLASQLALILFAGATTALTITHTLSVPEAIALIVVIARYLEPFTSISELGPALESTRATLDRIRSVLGAPVIAAGVENRRGNHDAPVIEFDDVTFGYDGASAPVLDGVSFTLRPGTTTAIVGPSGSGKSTILALIAGLYQPARGRVLVDGLDVATLDAGARRAASSVVFQHPYLFHGTIRENIAAGDPTAGDAQFGRAVALARVDELTGRLPAGAETVVGEAGSALSGGERQRVSIARALLKPAPVLLVDEATSALDTENEAAVVDALTADPQPRTRVIVAHRLASIRHADRVLFLDAGAIIEDGTVDELLSAGGRFDDFWRQQRDAAEWRIAVD, encoded by the coding sequence ATGATCCGCACCTGGATCGGCCTGGTGCCGGCCGAGCGCCGCGGCAAGGTGCTCGTCTACACCGTGCTCGCGCTGATCTCGGTGATCGTGCGGGCCGTCGGCACGGTGCTGTTGGTGCCGTTGGTCGGCGCATTGTTCAGCAGCGAGCCGCACCGCGCGCTCGCGTGGCTGGGCTGGCTCAGCGCCGCGACGGTGGCGGGCTGGCTCATCGACACCACCACTGCGCGAATCGGATTCGATCTCGGCTTCGCCGTGCTCGACCACACCCAGCACGACGTCGCGGATCAACTGCCCGAGGTGCGGCTGGAATGGTTCAGTGCTGACAACACCGCGTCGGCGCGCCAGGCGATCGCCGCGACCGGGCCCGAACTCGTCGGTCTCGCGGTCAACCTGCTGACCCCGTTGGTCACCGCCGTGCTGCTACCTGCCGCCATCGCCGTGGCGCTGCTGCCGGTGTCGTGGCAACTCGGCGTCGCCGCGATGGGCGGTGTGCCGCTGCTGCTCGGGGCATTGTGGGCCTCGGCGCGGCTGGCTCGCCGCGCGGATCAGGCCGCCGCCGAAGCGAATACGTCGTTGACCGAGCGGATCATCGAGTTCGCTCGCACCCAGCAGGCGCTGCGCGCGGCACGCCGCGTCGAGCCGGCGCGCAGCATGGTCGGTGACGCGCTGGCCGCACAGCACGGCGCGATGATGCGGCTGCTGACGATGCAGGTTCCGGGCCAGCTGCTGTTCAGCCTGGCCAGTCAGCTCGCGCTGATCCTGTTCGCTGGCGCGACAACGGCTTTGACCATCACCCACACCCTCAGCGTTCCGGAGGCGATCGCGCTGATCGTCGTCATCGCCCGCTACCTGGAGCCGTTCACCTCGATCAGTGAGCTGGGGCCGGCGTTGGAGAGCACCCGTGCCACCCTCGACCGGATCCGCTCGGTGCTCGGTGCGCCGGTGATAGCCGCCGGCGTCGAAAACCGGCGCGGCAACCACGACGCACCCGTCATCGAATTCGACGACGTCACTTTCGGTTACGACGGCGCGAGCGCGCCGGTGCTGGACGGTGTGAGTTTCACGCTGCGGCCGGGCACCACCACGGCGATCGTCGGGCCGTCCGGTTCGGGCAAGAGCACCATCCTGGCGCTGATCGCCGGGCTGTACCAGCCCGCGCGCGGCCGCGTGCTGGTCGACGGCCTCGACGTGGCGACTCTGGACGCCGGGGCCCGCCGCGCCGCGAGCAGTGTGGTGTTCCAGCATCCCTACCTGTTCCACGGGACCATCCGGGAGAACATCGCCGCCGGCGATCCCACGGCCGGAGACGCGCAGTTCGGTCGCGCCGTCGCACTGGCCCGGGTGGACGAACTCACCGGCAGGTTGCCGGCGGGCGCCGAAACAGTTGTTGGCGAAGCCGGTTCGGCGCTGTCGGGTGGCGAGCGTCAGCGGGTGAGCATCGCGCGCGCCCTGCTCAAGCCCGCGCCGGTGCTGCTCGTCGACGAGGCCACCAGTGCGCTGGACACCGAGAACGAGGCCGCCGTGGTCGACGCGCTCACGGCGGATCCGCAACCGCGGACCCGGGTGATCGTCGCGCACCGGTTGGCCAGCATCCGCCACGCCGATCGCGTGCTCTTCCTCGACGCCGGCGCGATCATCGAAGATGGCACCGTCGACGAGTTGCTCTCTGCCGGTGGACGTTTCGATGACTTCTGGCGCCAGCAACGGGACGCGGCCGAATGGCGGATCGCCGTCGACTAG
- a CDS encoding ABC transporter ATP-binding protein/permease, translating into MARGFQGAMLRGFGARDHTATVLETVLIAPHFVRIRFESETVFQDVQAEPAAWLRFWFPDPDGSTTEFQRAYTISEADVPAGRFAIDVVLHDPAGPASKWARTVQPGATIAAMALMGSTRFDVPDEQPAGYLLIGDSASIPGINGIIGIVPHDVPVEVYLEQHDDHDRQIPITEHPRLRVHWVARRDEKALAAAIEARDWSDWYCWATPEATTLKQVRSRLRDEFGFPKSEVHAQAYWSAGREMGTRRGDQETAAAEVPDTVALSNGPVTAEPETVVVQDQPATARGSWRAQAAGRLLGPLRSALIASGVLQAIITLVQLAPFLLLVELARLLVSGADASRLREVGVAAVALLGFGTLLGAALTLWLHVVDARFSRDLRSRLLGKLARLPLGWFTLRGSGAIKQLVADDTLSLHYLVTHAIPDAVAAVVAPLAVLIYLFVVDWRVALVLFIPVLVYLVLMSTMTIQSGPRIPQSQRWAERMSTEAGAYLEGQPVIRVFGGAAASSFRRQLDGYIAFLTDWQRPLAGKKTLMDLVTRPATFLWLITGTGTLLVVGGHMNPVDLLPFLLLGTTFGARLLNIAYGLGGIRAGMLAARRLQVTLDEPELSVRDEPKSAAGDSVVFDHVTFGYRPGVPVVHDVSLTLRPGTVTALVGPSGSGKSTLAALLARFYDVQQGAITVDGQDIRTLTADELYARVGFVLQDTQLVHGTVAENIALAVPDATPAQIEAAAREAQIHDRILRLPQGYDTMLGAASGLSGGERQRLTIARAILADTAVLILDEATAFADPESEYLVQQALNRLTRERTVLVIAHRLHTIAGADQIVVLDHGRIAEQGTHDELLAADGRYRRLWDSGRRDAVTAATGQEATR; encoded by the coding sequence ATGGCGCGCGGGTTTCAGGGAGCGATGCTGCGGGGCTTCGGCGCCCGCGACCATACCGCGACCGTCCTCGAAACCGTCCTGATCGCACCGCATTTCGTGCGCATTCGGTTCGAGTCGGAAACGGTGTTCCAGGACGTGCAGGCCGAACCCGCCGCCTGGCTGCGGTTCTGGTTCCCCGACCCTGACGGCTCGACCACCGAATTCCAACGCGCGTACACGATCTCTGAGGCCGACGTGCCCGCGGGCCGTTTCGCCATCGACGTGGTGCTGCACGACCCGGCCGGGCCGGCCTCGAAGTGGGCCCGGACCGTCCAACCCGGCGCGACCATCGCGGCGATGGCGCTGATGGGTTCGACGCGCTTCGACGTCCCCGACGAGCAACCCGCGGGTTACCTGCTGATCGGTGACTCCGCGTCGATTCCCGGCATCAACGGCATCATCGGCATTGTCCCGCATGATGTTCCGGTCGAGGTGTACCTGGAACAGCACGATGACCACGACCGCCAGATCCCGATCACCGAGCATCCGCGGCTGCGGGTGCACTGGGTCGCCCGCCGCGACGAGAAGGCGCTCGCCGCGGCCATCGAGGCCCGGGACTGGTCCGACTGGTACTGCTGGGCGACGCCGGAGGCCACCACGCTCAAGCAGGTCCGGAGCCGGCTGCGCGACGAATTCGGCTTCCCCAAGTCGGAGGTCCACGCGCAGGCCTATTGGAGCGCCGGCCGCGAGATGGGTACCCGTCGCGGCGACCAGGAGACGGCCGCCGCCGAGGTCCCCGACACCGTCGCACTGAGCAACGGTCCGGTGACCGCCGAGCCGGAAACCGTTGTGGTGCAGGACCAACCGGCAACCGCGCGAGGGAGTTGGCGCGCCCAGGCTGCGGGCCGGCTGCTCGGACCGTTGCGTTCGGCGCTGATCGCGTCCGGTGTGCTGCAGGCGATCATCACGCTGGTGCAGCTCGCGCCGTTCCTCTTGCTCGTCGAACTCGCCCGGTTGCTGGTGTCCGGTGCCGACGCGTCGCGGTTGCGCGAAGTGGGTGTCGCCGCCGTCGCGTTGCTCGGGTTCGGCACCCTGCTCGGTGCGGCGCTGACGCTGTGGTTGCACGTCGTCGACGCGCGCTTCTCCCGCGACCTGCGATCGCGACTATTGGGCAAGCTCGCGCGACTGCCTTTGGGCTGGTTCACCCTTCGGGGATCCGGGGCAATCAAACAACTCGTCGCCGACGACACCCTGTCGTTGCATTACCTGGTCACCCACGCGATCCCGGACGCCGTCGCCGCGGTGGTCGCGCCGCTGGCGGTGCTGATCTACCTGTTCGTCGTCGACTGGCGGGTGGCGCTGGTGTTGTTCATTCCGGTGCTGGTCTATCTGGTCCTGATGTCGACGATGACAATCCAGTCGGGCCCACGGATCCCGCAGTCGCAGCGCTGGGCCGAGCGGATGAGCACCGAGGCCGGCGCTTACCTCGAGGGCCAGCCGGTGATCCGCGTCTTCGGTGGCGCGGCCGCGTCCAGCTTCCGGCGACAATTGGACGGCTACATCGCTTTTCTTACCGACTGGCAGCGCCCGCTGGCCGGCAAGAAGACGTTGATGGATCTGGTCACCCGGCCCGCGACGTTCCTGTGGCTGATCACGGGGACCGGTACGTTGCTTGTCGTCGGCGGGCACATGAATCCGGTCGACCTGCTGCCGTTCCTGTTGCTGGGCACCACGTTCGGCGCCCGGCTGCTCAACATCGCCTACGGCCTCGGCGGCATCCGGGCCGGGATGCTGGCCGCCCGGCGCCTACAGGTCACCCTCGACGAACCGGAACTGTCGGTGCGCGACGAGCCGAAGTCGGCGGCGGGGGATTCGGTGGTGTTCGACCACGTCACCTTCGGCTATCGCCCCGGTGTGCCGGTCGTCCACGACGTGTCGCTGACGCTGCGGCCCGGCACGGTCACCGCGCTGGTCGGGCCGTCGGGTTCCGGCAAGTCGACGCTGGCCGCGCTGCTGGCCCGCTTCTACGACGTCCAGCAGGGCGCGATCACCGTTGACGGGCAGGACATTCGGACGTTGACGGCCGACGAGCTGTACGCCCGGGTCGGATTCGTGCTGCAGGACACCCAACTCGTGCACGGCACGGTGGCCGAGAACATCGCGCTGGCCGTCCCCGATGCGACCCCGGCGCAGATCGAAGCCGCGGCACGCGAGGCCCAGATCCACGACCGCATCCTGCGCCTGCCGCAGGGCTACGACACCATGCTCGGGGCCGCCAGCGGCCTGTCCGGCGGTGAACGCCAGCGGTTGACGATCGCGCGGGCGATCCTCGCTGACACCGCCGTGCTCATCCTCGACGAGGCCACCGCTTTCGCCGATCCCGAGTCGGAATACCTGGTGCAGCAAGCACTCAACCGGCTGACCCGGGAGCGCACGGTGCTGGTGATCGCGCACCGGCTGCATACCATCGCCGGCGCCGATCAGATCGTCGTGCTCGACCACGGCCGCATCGCCGAGCAGGGCACCCACGACGAACTGCTGGCCGCCGACGGACGCTACCGGCGATTGTGGGACAGCGGCCGTCGCGACGCGGTCACCGCCGCCACCGGGCAGGAGGCCACCCGATGA
- a CDS encoding MbtH family protein, whose amino-acid sequence MSTNPFDDDNGTFVVLVNDEDQHSLWPTFADVPAGWRKIFGEAGRAECLAYVEENWTDMRPRSLREAMDS is encoded by the coding sequence ATGAGCACCAATCCCTTCGATGACGACAACGGCACCTTCGTCGTGCTCGTCAACGACGAAGACCAGCACAGCCTGTGGCCGACGTTCGCCGACGTTCCGGCGGGCTGGCGCAAGATCTTCGGCGAAGCCGGTCGCGCCGAATGCCTGGCGTACGTCGAGGAGAACTGGACCGATATGCGGCCCCGGAGCCTCCGCGAGGCGATGGACAGCTGA
- the mbtG gene encoding NADPH-dependent L-lysine N(6)-monooxygenase MbtG produces MTTLAVLGAGVKAVAVAAKAHVLSEMGVEAPNVVAIERTGVGANWQASGGWTDGAQRLGTSPEKDVGFPYRSSLVPRRNAEVDGRMMRYGWQSYLIATSQFAQWIDRGRPAPTHHRWSQYLRWVADEIGMTVVYGEVDRLAVDGEQWALHTDETTVHADGLMITGPGQAERSLLPGNPRVMSIAQFWHRAGQQDRINAERVAVIGGGETAAAMLNELFRHRVSTITVISPQVTLFTRGESFFENALFSDPSDWTALTVQERRDAIARTDRGVFSSNVQDALLADDRIRHLRGRVAHAVGRDEQIRLTLSTNRGSENLETVHGFDLVIDGSGADALWFTSLFSQDALDLLELGLGGPLTGDRVTEAIGYDLAVADVAPKLFLPNLAGLNQGPGFPNLSCLGLLSDRVLGADLGGSANRASTRRDDEHQSLR; encoded by the coding sequence ATGACCACGCTTGCGGTGCTGGGCGCCGGCGTGAAAGCCGTGGCGGTAGCCGCCAAGGCGCACGTGCTGAGCGAGATGGGTGTCGAGGCGCCGAACGTCGTCGCGATCGAGCGCACCGGGGTCGGGGCCAACTGGCAGGCCAGCGGCGGCTGGACCGACGGCGCGCAGCGGCTGGGCACCAGCCCGGAGAAGGACGTCGGCTTCCCGTATCGGTCATCGCTGGTGCCGCGCCGCAACGCCGAGGTCGACGGGCGGATGATGCGCTACGGCTGGCAGTCGTATCTGATCGCCACCAGCCAGTTCGCGCAGTGGATCGATCGCGGTCGGCCGGCGCCGACCCATCACCGATGGAGTCAGTACCTGCGTTGGGTGGCCGACGAGATCGGCATGACCGTCGTCTACGGCGAGGTCGACCGCCTCGCGGTGGACGGCGAGCAGTGGGCGCTGCACACCGACGAAACGACCGTGCACGCGGACGGTTTGATGATCACCGGGCCCGGGCAGGCGGAACGGTCGCTGCTGCCGGGCAATCCGCGAGTGATGTCGATCGCGCAGTTCTGGCACCGCGCCGGCCAGCAGGACCGGATCAACGCGGAGCGGGTCGCGGTCATCGGCGGTGGCGAGACCGCCGCGGCGATGCTGAATGAGCTTTTCCGCCATCGGGTTTCGACCATCACGGTGATTTCGCCGCAGGTGACGTTGTTCACCCGCGGGGAGAGCTTCTTCGAGAACGCGCTGTTCTCCGACCCCAGCGACTGGACCGCGCTGACGGTGCAAGAGCGGCGCGATGCGATCGCCCGGACCGATCGTGGGGTGTTCTCGTCCAACGTCCAGGACGCGTTACTGGCCGACGACCGCATCCGCCACCTGCGTGGCCGGGTGGCCCATGCGGTCGGTCGCGACGAGCAGATCCGGCTCACGCTGTCGACCAATCGCGGTAGCGAAAACCTGGAAACCGTCCACGGTTTCGATCTGGTGATCGACGGCTCGGGCGCCGACGCCCTGTGGTTCACGTCGTTGTTCAGTCAGGACGCGCTCGACCTGCTCGAGTTGGGCCTGGGTGGCCCGCTGACGGGGGACCGCGTCACCGAAGCCATCGGCTACGACCTCGCCGTCGCCGACGTCGCGCCGAAGTTGTTCCTGCCCAACCTCGCCGGACTCAACCAGGGTCCCGGCTTTCCCAACCTCAGTTGCCTGGGGCTGCTGTCCGATCGGGTGCTCGGCGCCGATCTGGGTGGTAGTGCCAACCGAGCCTCGACCAGGAGAGATGATGAGCACCAATCCCTTCGATGA